A segment of the Desulfurococcus mucosus DSM 2162 genome:
CGGGCTCTTCAGGAGGGTGAAGGAGATAGGGGTCCCCGTAAGCGTCAACACTAATCTCACGCTTTACAAGCCGCTTAAAACCCTGGTGGAAGAGGGTTTAATCGACCATGTTGCAACAGACCTTAAAACACCGTTCGCCGAGCTCACCGGGACCCCGCTTTCATCAAGCACGCTCTTCAAGCTCTACGTGGACTCGCTGAGACTAGTGGTTGAGAACGAGATACCCCTGGAACTCAGGATACCGGTTGCCAAGGGGCTCACCGCCGGGAGCATCGAGGAGGCTGTTGAAGCAGTGCTCCCGGTTCTCGGGAAACACGTGGATAAGACCACCGTTGTCGTGAACCCCCTGCTGACGAAGCCCTTGGTCGACCCGCGAGACCTTGAATGGTGCAGCAGGCACTGTATGCCGGATGCCCCGGAGGTTGAGACCGTGGCGGAAGCGTTCAGGCGGCGCGGGTTCAAGACGGTGGTGAGGGAGGTGCCCCGCTAGGTGTGCAGGCATCTCCCCAGCGCGAGGCTGGTCGCCTACCTACACGACTCCCCGAGGATAATCGCGTCGGCGTCGAAGCTAACGCTCTCGCCGAAGGACTTTACCTCGATAAGCGAGGGGATGAGTGGTGAAAGAGCCGAGGAGTGGGTCAGGGAGCTCGTTAAACGCGGGCACGGCTCCCCCCTCGAACACTCCCTGTTCGTTTTCGAAGTAGTGTGCAGCAGGGCGTGCAGCCACCAGTTGGTGAGGCACAGGCACGCATCCTTCTCACAGCTCTCCCAGAGGTACAGCGATAAGTACCTGAGGGGGATGATCAAGAAGGCGTGCGAGCTCACCGGGATCCCCTATGCCGAGGACTACGGAGCGTTCCTCAGGGTTCTCGGCTCGCTCTCCGCTTCGAGCCCAGGGTTCCACGACCTGCTCGACGTCGTAGCGGAGGCCTTCATAGTGCCGCCCCGCGTGGTCGAGGCCGAGGACAAAGGGTTCCTAGAGGCGTTGCTCAGAGGCGTTGAATCCTACTACAGGGCCGTGGCCAGCGGCATCTCCTTCGAGGACGCGAGATACCTCCTGCCGCAGGCTGTGAAAACCCGGCTACTGGTGTCCATGAACGCCAGGGAGCTCCTCGAAGTATTCATCCCGCTTAGAACCTGCAGCAGGGCGCAGTGGGAGGTGAGGAACGTAGCGTGGCAGATGCTCATGGAGCTGCGGCGCGTCGCCCCGGAGCTCTTCAAGTACGCGGGGCCCAGGTGCGTGCTGCAGGACGCGAGGGTTAGGGCCGCACCCTGCACCCTCGACGAATACCTAAGCGGCTCGTGCACGCCTACCGTTGAGAGATGCCCAGAGCTCGTCCCAAGAGACAGGATAGCCGAGTGCATCCGCAACGCGTTAAGGGGTGCTGGCTGCGGGCACGGCGACCTGGAGCCAGGCAGCTAGTTTGAAAAGGTGCGGCGGCCGGGATTTGAACCCGGGATCTCCGGCTTGGAGGGCCGGCGTCCTAGTCCAGGCTAGACGACCGCCGCATCCATGCTCAAAATAATCAGGCTGCCTCCACTTATAAAACTTCAGGGTCTGACCCTGAAGGATGTCGCCGGGATCGCTACAGGAGTAATTGTTGCTGCTGTATGCAGGGATTAAAACCCTTAGAGTCATACTGTGGCTTGATGATGATAAGAGGGTCTCATGAGCAGGGCTGTGATGAGAGCCGGAAACACTGAGTGCTCCCTCGTGTGGAATCAAACCCGAGGTGTAGGCCTGGTGTCAGCTGTATGAGGGTTTCCGCGAGAGACGTGCTCTCAGGTAAAGGATACGGCTTCGTAGAGCTTGTTAAGGAGCCCGTTGAACCCGAACTCGTAGATCTCAGGTTCGCCGATTTGATCCCGCAGCTGGCCTCACTACCCATAGGCGGCTGCAGGCTCTACGCGCACCAATACAGGGCGTTCCAAGCGTTGAGAGAAGGGAGAAACGTGATATTGAAGGCTGGAACGGGAAGCGGGAAAACAGAGGCATGGATGCTCTACGTCCTAGACGAGTTGTCGAAGGGTCACAGGATAAGGGTTCTAGCCCTGTATCCAACCCTGGCGCTTGCAAACGACCAGGTTAAAAGGATGAACAGGTACCTCTCCCTCTTCGGCGATGAACCATTCCAAATAGACAGTGTTAAGCGAGGGGAGTACGTGAGCCGGCACGGGGGATCCGCTATGAGGCTGAGGGCTAGGTCTGCAAGCGTAGTGGTCTCTAACCCAGCGTTCATCCTACACGACCTGAAGAAGTATCTCGTGAGGAAGCAGACGGCTCTCCTTGCAAGCCTCTACGAGAACATAGACCTCCTCGTCATTGATGAAATAGACTTCTATAGTCCGAGAAGCATAGCACTACTGCTCGCAATGACCGATGTATTGTCAACTGTGAGCGAAAAGCCTCCCCAGGTAGCAGTGCTAACCGCGACCCTCTCCAACCCAGACGACCTAGGAGCCTTCCTAAAGGAGAAGACTGGGCGAGAATACTCGGTTATCGATGGAAAACCATTCCAGGTCGAGAACAGGTATTACATAGTGCTTGGAAGAAACCTTGAACACCTATGGAAGACCATTAAGGAGGAGTGGGGGAGGATCCTTGAACACCATAGGGAGCTCGAAGAGTACAGTGACATAGTCAACGATTTCAGGAGGTTCAAGGAGAACTCGTTGAAGATACTTTCAATCCTCGAGGCACTCGGCTACCAGTTCCCTGAACCCGGTGTCGACGCTGCTGAAATAATCTCAGGCTTCATGGAGGACGAATACCTGACGATAGTGTTCACGAGGAGCATAAGCACAGCTGAAGAAATCCTGAGGGAGCTGAGGAACAGGTATGGCGAGAACATACCGGTTGCCACACACCACCATCTTGTGTCGAAGAAGAAGCGCGAGGAGGTTGAGGAGGCTGCTAGGAGCGGCCGGATCAAGATCCTCATATCCCCTAGAACACTGTCCCAGGGCATAGACATAGGTGAGGCTGCAAGGGTGATACACCTCGGGCTACCCGACGATGTAAGGGAGTTTCATCAACGGGAGGGAAGGAAGGGGAGGAGAAGGGAACTCGGCTTCGCGGAATCGGTGATAATCCCGTTCTCACGCTGGGACAGGGAGTTGTTGTCAAACGGTTTTGAAGCTTTGAGGAAATGGCTGGAGCTAGGTGTTGAGAAAACCGTGATCAATCCTTCAAACCTCTACATACATTTATTCACAGGTATCGTGAAGCTTAAGTCCCCCTGGTTTAAGGCTGAATTAAGTAGCCTCGAGGAAGAGGCTCTACGGAGAGCAGGCGTGCTGACGCAGCAGGGCGTCAATCCAAGGATGCTTGACACTGTTTTTGAAAGACTGAACTTCTACGAGTATGCACCACCCTACGGTATAAAAAGGTATATTGAAAGAGGCGGAGAACTCATACCCTTAGAGCCCATAGGGCACTGCGACCTCGTCGAAAAGTTCCAGCCCGGGTGCATAGACTATGGTGAAGACGCGCTGGTAGTAGCAATAAACCACGGTAGGACCACGAGGCATGTGAAGAGCATAGTTGAGAAGAATATAAGGGAGGTCGACTTCTACGCTGACGACGCTCTCTCAACGGCGCTTGAGGAGTACAGGTATGTGAAGCTGAACTGGGGGGAGAAACCCCAGTTAGTAAGGGATCTGCTGAGTGGTAGGATAACCAGCGAGGAGCTCTGCGTAGTATACGTCCCCGAAAACGGCTTCGGCAGATACCGGAAGATCCCTGATAGATGTATATGGACCGTTAGATCCGAGAAGCCCCGGGTGATCACCCGTGGAGGATCCCCGATAGTCTACTATGATAAGAAGACAATATACGTCCCGATGCCTACGGGAGGCGAGTACAGGGATTTCACATATGGATACATTTACACCGTGGACCCCGTGGAGAACGCTGAGCTCCTGAGACTGGCCCTCGCCACATTAATGATTATTCTCAGGAGGCGTTACGGCATAGCCTTCGAGACAATAATGTATGATGTTGTAAAAATAGGCGAGTACAAATACTTCTCCCTCCACGAGCCCGAGGCAGCGGGCTTAATAAACACGTTCAACTGGCTTGACGTGAGGAAGACTGTTGAGGAATACGTGTTCGACGACTTGGACAGGATACTTCTCTCCGAGATAGATGACATAGCGTACTCAACGCTTATAACCATGGGGTTCAACTGGGAGCCCGTCAGGCAGCAGCTACTGAGATGCATAGATTACATTCTCTCAAGGGAGAAGATAAAGGTGAGGCTAGCCGGCTTAGAGGCCGTGATCCCCAAGCCTTCTCCAGCGTTAAAGCTCCTCTCGCTCTCCATAGTCAGCGAGATACTCGACGAGGAAGCCCTGCAGCCCAGCCTACTTGTATCCCTCGGCGTCTACGATGGCGGCGGTCACGACGTAGCCGTGGAGCTGTATCCTCCAATACCCTATGTGAAGCCTCCTCCAAGACTCCTACAGCTTGAAAGACATATAGCTGAGAAGGCGGTGTACGAGGGCTACACGATCCTAGTGGAGGACAGGGACATGGTTATCCAGCAGGCTAAGAGAGCCAACCTCCGCCAACTAGTCAGCCTACTAGGGGATCCAAGCGTTAAGGTCATAGATGTATCGAAGGAGGCTGGAAAACTAGGTGTCACCGCGTCAAGCATAGAGGAGGCTGTAACTAGTGCTGTGAGCGATGAGCCGAAGGTGGATCCAGCCGAAGTCCTAAGAGTGTTTCACAATGTGCGTGAAGCCGGGAGACTCCATGGTGAGCAAGCAGGGGTGATAGAGGGTTTCACCAGGCGTAAGGCTAAAATCCTCTACCTCAAGTACCTGATCCTCAGCGAGCTAGCTAAGAGGGGTAGTCGATGATAATGCTGGATCAAGCCGTATACGTGTACAGCATGCTGGCTGGACTACTTATAATAGTGCTCCTCGCTGTCTCCTCACTCTTCGAGTTAAAGGGGATCGTTAAAATCTTCTTCACAGCCTCCTCGATAGCGCTCATAGTGCTCCACTACACCGCGCTCTACATGATGGCACGCTACGAGAGAATAGCCGTGTACCCGTTCACCATACTCGAGGAGGCTGCAGCAGGGGGAAGCATTTCACCCGATGTAGGGCAGATAACTATACTCGTGCTCCTCTTCACGTGGAGAAGGGAAGCCGCGAACACCCTGAGGAGGCTGCTACGGTTTGAAAACAATCATGAAGCTCAACCCCGGTAGGCTGCTTCAATGCAGGATACTGACGCGCGTGAACCGTTTCACCGTGCTCACAGAGGTTAACGGCACACCTATGGAAGCCCACATAAACAACACTGGCAGACTCACCGGCGTCCTCGAACCCGGTAGAACCGGGCTGTTTTCATCTTGATGTCTTCTAGAAAAGTTTATAAGCTTTGAGACTATTCATGTTTTTTGATAGTTATGGATTCCGAAAGATTGTTAAGACCTAGTGAGACTTGTAGGATACTCGGCGTTAGCTACTCCACTCTTCGCAGGTGGATTAGCGAGGGACATATTAAGGCCATTAGGACTGTTGGCGGCAAGTACAGGATTCCGTACAGCGAGGTCGAGAGACTTCTAGGTCTAAAACCAGAGGTGAAGGAGGTTAGAGCCGTCATATATGCTCGCGTTTCCTCTGCCGATCAGCGGAACGATTTGGAGAGACAGACGCAATACTTGTTTCAATACTGTGCGACGAAAGGATATAGAGTTGTTGAAATCCTAACAGACATTGCTAGTGGGTTGAATACAGAGCGGAGAGTGTTGAGAAGACTTTTCGACTTAGTGACGAACAGATCGGTAGATGTCGTAGTCGTTGCGTATAAAGACAGGCTGACGCGATTTGGATTTGAATATTTGGAGTACTTCTTCAGGAAATTTGGCGTTAGGATCGAGGTTGCCTTCGGAGAAGAACCCAAAGACGCAATGCAAGAGCTAGTAGAGGACATGATAGCAATAATTGCATCATTTGCCGGCAAGCTATACGGCATGCGTAGTCACAAGAAGAAAAGGCTCATCGAAGGTTTTAGAAAACTCGTAGAGGAGGTCAGCCATGACTAGCCTTCTAACGCGAACTGTCATCGTGCCCAGCTCGCGACTGGGTTGGCGGAAGTTCAACGCTCTAAGGGAGCT
Coding sequences within it:
- a CDS encoding IS607 family transposase translates to MDSERLLRPSETCRILGVSYSTLRRWISEGHIKAIRTVGGKYRIPYSEVERLLGLKPEVKEVRAVIYARVSSADQRNDLERQTQYLFQYCATKGYRVVEILTDIASGLNTERRVLRRLFDLVTNRSVDVVVVAYKDRLTRFGFEYLEYFFRKFGVRIEVAFGEEPKDAMQELVEDMIAIIASFAGKLYGMRSHKKKRLIEGFRKLVEEVSHD
- a CDS encoding FAD-dependent thymidylate synthase; translation: MCRHLPSARLVAYLHDSPRIIASASKLTLSPKDFTSISEGMSGERAEEWVRELVKRGHGSPLEHSLFVFEVVCSRACSHQLVRHRHASFSQLSQRYSDKYLRGMIKKACELTGIPYAEDYGAFLRVLGSLSASSPGFHDLLDVVAEAFIVPPRVVEAEDKGFLEALLRGVESYYRAVASGISFEDARYLLPQAVKTRLLVSMNARELLEVFIPLRTCSRAQWEVRNVAWQMLMELRRVAPELFKYAGPRCVLQDARVRAAPCTLDEYLSGSCTPTVERCPELVPRDRIAECIRNALRGAGCGHGDLEPGS
- a CDS encoding anaerobic ribonucleoside-triphosphate reductase activating protein, with the translated sequence MELIGSGWKNVSLVDVHGSVTFTLWLCGCNLKCPFCHNWRLATGDREVCRPLDVDRLLSEVDSSKGFIDYLHVTGGEPLLQYRGLAGLFRRVKEIGVPVSVNTNLTLYKPLKTLVEEGLIDHVATDLKTPFAELTGTPLSSSTLFKLYVDSLRLVVENEIPLELRIPVAKGLTAGSIEEAVEAVLPVLGKHVDKTTVVVNPLLTKPLVDPRDLEWCSRHCMPDAPEVETVAEAFRRRGFKTVVREVPR
- a CDS encoding DEAD/DEAH box helicase, which codes for MRVSARDVLSGKGYGFVELVKEPVEPELVDLRFADLIPQLASLPIGGCRLYAHQYRAFQALREGRNVILKAGTGSGKTEAWMLYVLDELSKGHRIRVLALYPTLALANDQVKRMNRYLSLFGDEPFQIDSVKRGEYVSRHGGSAMRLRARSASVVVSNPAFILHDLKKYLVRKQTALLASLYENIDLLVIDEIDFYSPRSIALLLAMTDVLSTVSEKPPQVAVLTATLSNPDDLGAFLKEKTGREYSVIDGKPFQVENRYYIVLGRNLEHLWKTIKEEWGRILEHHRELEEYSDIVNDFRRFKENSLKILSILEALGYQFPEPGVDAAEIISGFMEDEYLTIVFTRSISTAEEILRELRNRYGENIPVATHHHLVSKKKREEVEEAARSGRIKILISPRTLSQGIDIGEAARVIHLGLPDDVREFHQREGRKGRRRELGFAESVIIPFSRWDRELLSNGFEALRKWLELGVEKTVINPSNLYIHLFTGIVKLKSPWFKAELSSLEEEALRRAGVLTQQGVNPRMLDTVFERLNFYEYAPPYGIKRYIERGGELIPLEPIGHCDLVEKFQPGCIDYGEDALVVAINHGRTTRHVKSIVEKNIREVDFYADDALSTALEEYRYVKLNWGEKPQLVRDLLSGRITSEELCVVYVPENGFGRYRKIPDRCIWTVRSEKPRVITRGGSPIVYYDKKTIYVPMPTGGEYRDFTYGYIYTVDPVENAELLRLALATLMIILRRRYGIAFETIMYDVVKIGEYKYFSLHEPEAAGLINTFNWLDVRKTVEEYVFDDLDRILLSEIDDIAYSTLITMGFNWEPVRQQLLRCIDYILSREKIKVRLAGLEAVIPKPSPALKLLSLSIVSEILDEEALQPSLLVSLGVYDGGGHDVAVELYPPIPYVKPPPRLLQLERHIAEKAVYEGYTILVEDRDMVIQQAKRANLRQLVSLLGDPSVKVIDVSKEAGKLGVTASSIEEAVTSAVSDEPKVDPAEVLRVFHNVREAGRLHGEQAGVIEGFTRRKAKILYLKYLILSELAKRGSR